The Acidobacteriota bacterium genome contains the following window.
CCACCGTGGCGGCCACTATTATTTTGCTCCACCAAAATGCCTTCGTCCTCTTCATCTCCCTGCTCCTCCCCTGGAAAAACGATCCGATCTGCCGTACAAGGCGTAATACGGCAACAAATTAGGTCAAAAAACTTAAACTAAATCTGTAGATTTGGCGTTTAGGCGTATAATTCAGGGAACCTATATGGATGATGCGCAAGATGTCACGCAGATGCTAGAGGCCATCGGCTCTGGGGACGAGGCTGCTCCCGAGCGGTTGTTGCTTCTTGTGTATGACGAATTGCGCCGTCTCGCTCATGGTTACATGAAGAACGAGCGTAGCGACCACACGCTGCAGGCTACGGCACTCGTTCACGAGGCCTATATTCAGCTTGTTGACTGGAAGAACGTGTCATGGCAAAATCGTGCCCACTTCTTTGCCGCCGCCGCTCAAATGATGCGAAAGATACTTGTCGACTACGCCCGCGAGAAGAATGCATTGAAGCGCGGCGGCGGCCTGCGAACGATCGCGCTTGATCAGGCCGTCAGCTTTCCAAACCGCAGCGAGGTCGATCTGTTATCCATTGACGACGCTCTGAACGAACTTGCGACTTTCGATCCGCAGCAGGCAAGGATCGTCGAACTCCGTTTCTTTGGCGGCTTAACGATCGAGGAAACCGCCCATGCCCTGGCCGTCTCTGATTCGACAGTGAAACGTGACTGGCAGATAGCAAAAGCATGGCTTTTCAATCGGATGAAAGCTTGATGTATGGACGCGGAATTGTGGAAACAAGTCAAAGACATCTTCTCAGAGATCGTTGATCTCCCGCCGTCTGAACGTAAAAATAAACTCGATGTTGCCTGCAACGGTAACAATGACCTTCGGGTCGAGATCGTCGCTCTGCTGAGTGCAAACGGCGAAGTCGAAAACTTCATCGAGGCACCCGCATTTGCCGTGCCGGACGCTCTGCCGATCGATACGGGATCGGCGGAAAACAAGTTGATCGGACAGTACAGGATCGTACGCGAGATCGGACGAGGTGGAATGGGAACGGTGTTCCTTGCTACGAGGGCGGACGGTGAATTTCAGCAGGAAGTCGCTATCAAGGTTGTCAGCAGTGCTTTCCTCGGCCGAGAAAGTATTCGGCGCTTTAGACAGGAAAGGCAGATACTGGCCGGTCTGAATCACCCGAATATCGCCCGTCTGCTTGACGGCGGGGTTACCGATGATGGGTTGCCTTATTTGGTGATGGAATACGTCGCTGGCGACCTGCTGAACGATCACGCCGAAAAGCATGATCTCTCACTCGATGATCGCCTACGCATATTTTTGAAAATTTGCCGCGCATTTGCCTATGCCCACGGCAACTTGATCGT
Protein-coding sequences here:
- a CDS encoding sigma-70 family RNA polymerase sigma factor; the encoded protein is MDDAQDVTQMLEAIGSGDEAAPERLLLLVYDELRRLAHGYMKNERSDHTLQATALVHEAYIQLVDWKNVSWQNRAHFFAAAAQMMRKILVDYAREKNALKRGGGLRTIALDQAVSFPNRSEVDLLSIDDALNELATFDPQQARIVELRFFGGLTIEETAHALAVSDSTVKRDWQIAKAWLFNRMKA